The following are encoded together in the Mycolicibacterium arabiense genome:
- a CDS encoding alpha/beta hydrolase family protein codes for MAERVRFPSTTGPELAGTIDVPAGSGRDSVRGWGVFAHGFTLGKDCPAASRMCKQLASEGIGMLRFDNLGLGGSDGDWGDGSFSHKVADTVRAVEYMNDSGREVRLLVGHSFGGAAAIAAARECDTVAAVASVGAPYDPAHVEHNYDALLERIEAEGEAPFPVGGKALTLKKHFIEDVRAADLTEKIRTLRRALLVMHSPTDNTVGIANASDIFQAARHPRSFVSLEGADHLLTGKNQAARAARIVSAWADPYL; via the coding sequence GTGGCAGAGCGCGTTCGATTCCCCAGCACCACCGGCCCCGAACTGGCCGGCACCATCGACGTGCCCGCGGGCTCCGGCCGCGATTCAGTCCGCGGCTGGGGCGTCTTCGCTCACGGCTTCACCCTCGGCAAGGACTGCCCCGCCGCGAGCCGCATGTGCAAGCAACTCGCGAGCGAGGGCATCGGCATGCTCCGCTTCGACAACCTCGGCCTGGGTGGCTCAGACGGGGACTGGGGTGACGGCTCGTTCTCGCACAAGGTCGCCGACACCGTGCGCGCCGTCGAGTACATGAACGACTCCGGCCGCGAGGTGCGTCTGCTCGTCGGGCACTCGTTCGGTGGCGCGGCAGCGATCGCCGCGGCGCGCGAATGCGACACCGTCGCAGCGGTCGCGAGCGTCGGGGCGCCCTACGATCCCGCGCACGTCGAGCACAACTACGACGCCCTGCTTGAGCGGATCGAGGCCGAGGGCGAGGCGCCGTTCCCGGTCGGCGGCAAGGCGCTCACCCTCAAGAAGCACTTCATCGAGGACGTCCGGGCCGCAGACCTCACCGAGAAGATCCGCACGCTGCGACGGGCGCTACTGGTGATGCACTCGCCGACCGACAACACCGTCGGGATCGCCAACGCCAGCGACATCTTCCAGGCGGCGCGCCACCCCCGCAGCTTCGTATCGCTCGAGGGCGCCGACCACCTACTCACCGGCAAGAACCAGGCCGCACGGGCGGCCCGGATCGTCAGCGCGTGGGCTGACCCTTACCTGTAG
- a CDS encoding aromatic ring-hydroxylating oxygenase subunit alpha: protein MDDPQPTGLASATPTGSSLVPTLAGDYYCSPAKFDAEQDLIFERMWFCAVRSADLPEPGAFRKVQVGRESVLVVRGRNGTLNAFLNVCRHRGAMLCTEDSGVAKRHLKCPYHAWTYGLDGKLAAAPNLGSLTDATGARIDRTEYGLIKVALREWLGYAWVCLAAEPPSFEDDVIGTVTRRLGHPEAIEGYGIPELSVGRRVVYDVKANWKLIVENFMECYHCATIHPELTEVLPEFADGLAAQYFVGHGALFGEDVEGFTVDGSAGLDPIPGVTAEQDRRYYAITVRPNVFVSLVPDHVIFHRMYPMAADRTVVECDWLYLPQVVEGGRDLDRSVELFHRVNLQDFDACERTQPAMSSRGYRAGGVLVPSEHHIGEFHDWVVARLYG, encoded by the coding sequence ATCGACGACCCCCAACCCACCGGCCTGGCCTCCGCCACGCCGACCGGCAGCTCACTGGTGCCGACCCTGGCCGGTGACTACTACTGCAGCCCTGCGAAGTTCGACGCCGAACAGGACCTCATCTTCGAGCGCATGTGGTTCTGCGCGGTCCGCAGCGCGGATCTGCCCGAGCCGGGCGCGTTCCGCAAGGTCCAGGTCGGTCGCGAGAGCGTGCTCGTCGTCCGCGGGCGGAACGGCACGCTCAACGCGTTCCTCAACGTCTGTCGACACCGCGGCGCCATGCTGTGCACCGAGGACTCCGGTGTCGCCAAGCGCCACCTGAAGTGCCCGTACCACGCCTGGACCTACGGCCTCGACGGAAAGCTGGCCGCCGCACCGAATCTCGGCTCGCTGACCGATGCGACGGGGGCGCGCATCGACCGTACCGAGTACGGCCTGATCAAGGTCGCGCTGCGGGAGTGGCTCGGGTACGCGTGGGTGTGCCTGGCCGCGGAACCTCCCTCGTTCGAGGACGACGTCATCGGCACCGTCACTAGGCGCCTCGGCCACCCCGAGGCCATCGAGGGCTACGGCATCCCGGAGCTGTCGGTCGGTCGTCGGGTCGTCTACGACGTCAAGGCCAACTGGAAGCTCATCGTCGAGAACTTCATGGAGTGCTATCACTGCGCGACGATCCACCCGGAACTCACCGAGGTGCTGCCGGAGTTCGCCGACGGTCTCGCTGCGCAGTACTTCGTCGGTCACGGCGCGTTGTTCGGCGAGGACGTCGAGGGCTTCACCGTCGACGGCAGCGCGGGACTCGACCCGATTCCCGGCGTGACGGCCGAGCAGGACCGCCGCTACTACGCGATCACGGTGCGGCCGAACGTGTTCGTCAGCCTGGTGCCCGACCACGTGATCTTCCACCGGATGTATCCCATGGCCGCCGACCGCACGGTGGTGGAGTGCGACTGGCTCTACCTCCCCCAGGTGGTCGAGGGAGGCCGCGATCTCGACCGGTCCGTCGAGCTGTTCCACCGGGTCAACCTGCAGGACTTCGACGCCTGCGAACGGACCCAACCGGCGATGTCGTCGCGGGGGTATCGGGCGGGCGGCGTGCTGGTCCCGTCGGAGCACCACATCGGTGAATTCCACGACTGGGTGGTCGCCAGGCTGTACGGCTAG
- a CDS encoding IclR family transcriptional regulator translates to MPRLSDESAPREKSVAAVQSVDRALTVLEILGKLGTAGVTEIALELGVHKSTVSRLIAVLESRGFVEQLYDRGKYRLGFAIVRLAGSTSAQMDLAKESQAICAHLAERSGETTNVAVLDGNRIVNVVESHGPAEITLRSWVGQNCPAHTTSSGKVLLAALPTEELRALLPRSLETFTPNTIADVRALETELAGVREVGWASVREELEVGLNAVAAPIRDHTGNVVAAMSVSGPAYRLEPSRFDLVAEMTIASAAAVSRRLGHVG, encoded by the coding sequence ATGCCCCGGCTCAGCGACGAATCCGCGCCCCGGGAGAAGTCCGTTGCCGCCGTCCAATCGGTCGATCGCGCACTCACCGTGCTCGAGATCCTGGGCAAGCTGGGCACTGCAGGCGTCACCGAAATCGCCCTTGAGCTGGGCGTACACAAGTCGACGGTGTCACGGTTGATCGCCGTCCTCGAGTCCCGCGGATTCGTCGAACAGTTGTACGACCGCGGCAAGTACCGGCTGGGGTTCGCAATCGTCCGGCTCGCAGGCTCGACCAGCGCCCAAATGGACCTGGCAAAGGAGAGTCAGGCGATCTGCGCCCACCTCGCCGAACGCAGCGGGGAGACCACCAACGTCGCCGTTCTCGACGGGAACCGCATCGTGAACGTCGTCGAATCCCACGGCCCGGCCGAGATCACGCTGCGCAGCTGGGTGGGACAGAACTGCCCGGCCCACACGACGTCGAGCGGCAAGGTTCTGCTGGCCGCACTACCCACCGAGGAGCTGCGCGCGCTGCTGCCGCGCTCGCTGGAGACGTTCACGCCCAACACCATCGCCGACGTTCGTGCGCTGGAGACGGAGCTGGCCGGGGTCCGCGAAGTCGGATGGGCCAGTGTGCGCGAGGAACTCGAGGTCGGCCTCAACGCAGTGGCGGCGCCGATCCGCGACCACACCGGCAATGTGGTTGCGGCGATGAGCGTTTCGGGACCGGCCTACCGCCTGGAGCCCTCGCGCTTCGACCTGGTCGCGGAGATGACCATCGCCTCGGCGGCCGCGGTCAGTAGACGTCTCGGACACGTGGGATAG
- the solA gene encoding N-methyl-L-tryptophan oxidase produces MKDNAYDVIVIGLGGMGSAAAYHLARRGTRVLGLEKFTPAHDRGSSHGGSRIIRQSYFEDPAYVPLLLRAYELWEELAGLSGLEVYEMTGGLFIGPPECLTVAGSLRAAREWSLAHEVFDAPEIRRRFPTFTPGADDVAVYEAKAGFARPEMTVQAHIDLAAREGATLRFGEEVTGWSDGPRGVTVTTGSGTYTAGQLVICPGAWAPELLTDLGIPITIERQVLYWLDPAGGIGPFEDHPIYIDENANGQQIYGFPAIDGPTGGVKTAFFRKGQVCTPDTIDRTVRAGEVDEMRDRVTQLLPALSGPAVHTATCMYSNTPDEHFVITRPHDYDNVTVACGFSGHGFKFVPVVGEVLADLATTGATAHPIGLFDPRRLVTT; encoded by the coding sequence ATGAAGGACAATGCATACGACGTCATCGTGATCGGGCTGGGCGGCATGGGCAGCGCCGCCGCCTATCACCTCGCGCGCCGGGGCACCCGGGTACTGGGACTCGAGAAGTTCACCCCGGCACACGATCGGGGTTCCAGTCACGGCGGCTCGCGGATCATCCGGCAGTCGTACTTCGAGGATCCTGCATACGTGCCGCTGCTGTTGCGCGCCTACGAGCTGTGGGAGGAACTCGCCGGGCTCAGCGGGCTCGAGGTGTACGAGATGACCGGCGGCTTGTTCATCGGTCCGCCCGAGTGCCTCACCGTGGCCGGCAGCCTGCGTGCGGCCCGGGAATGGTCTCTGGCCCACGAGGTGTTCGACGCGCCCGAGATCCGCAGGCGCTTCCCGACCTTCACGCCGGGGGCCGACGACGTCGCGGTCTACGAGGCCAAGGCAGGGTTCGCCCGCCCGGAGATGACCGTGCAGGCGCACATCGACCTCGCCGCCCGCGAGGGCGCGACTCTGCGTTTCGGCGAGGAGGTGACGGGCTGGTCGGACGGGCCACGGGGCGTCACCGTGACCACCGGATCCGGCACGTACACCGCAGGCCAGCTGGTGATCTGCCCCGGCGCGTGGGCACCGGAGCTGCTCACCGACCTCGGCATCCCGATCACCATCGAGCGGCAGGTGCTCTACTGGCTCGACCCCGCCGGGGGCATCGGGCCGTTCGAGGACCACCCGATCTACATCGACGAGAACGCCAACGGCCAGCAGATCTACGGGTTCCCGGCCATCGACGGGCCGACGGGCGGCGTCAAGACCGCGTTCTTCCGCAAGGGTCAGGTGTGCACGCCCGACACCATCGACCGGACCGTGCGAGCCGGCGAGGTCGACGAGATGCGCGACCGGGTGACCCAACTGCTGCCGGCGCTGTCTGGCCCCGCCGTGCACACGGCCACCTGCATGTACTCCAACACCCCCGACGAGCACTTCGTCATCACCCGCCCACACGACTACGACAACGTGACCGTGGCGTGCGGATTCTCCGGCCACGGCTTCAAGTTCGTGCCCGTCGTCGGCGAAGTGCTGGCCGACCTTGCGACCACGGGCGCGACCGCCCATCCCATCGGACTCTTCGACCCGCGACGGCTGGTGACCACGTGA
- a CDS encoding molybdopterin-containing oxidoreductase family protein, giving the protein MSMPGTTTRPGICRICSAHCGVLATVVDGRLAKVTGDPDNPMFKGYTCSKGRALPDIHNNPARLLHSQKRQPDGTYAAIDAERATDEIAERLRHLIDTYGPRSVALYIGTNCLPYPASPLTANAFIRAIESPMFFTANTIDQPGKQIALAAHGHWLGGDVPFDEADSWMLVGTNPLVSKAIGIPGQNPGQNLRAAIGRGMKLVVIDPRRSQTAARAAIHIQPRPGEDVAIIAGMINLIIREGLCDNDFLAEHVAGFDELASAVAEFTPQYVAQRADVPVEQLIDAARLFATFGDRRGMVNAGTGANFGLHGNLLEYLCLCLTTICGRWQRAGERVTRPNTLMPAYTAKAQAHPPYEGWGYGERLRVRGLTDTVAGMPTAALADEILLEGEGRVRALICVGGNPMAAWPDQRKTHRALESLDLLVTLDTEMSLTSRLADYVIAPMMQMETPAMTQGSELIKYYASGTGIPAAYAQYAPRLVDPPEGSDLMEEWKFFLGLAKRMDLQMFFVNFFGAGGGRFMESPPVVVTMDGDTQLTTEELFEQMCANSRVPLADVAAHPHGKVFDVDAVVAERDPDCTDRLDVGNAVMLAELVDVMAEDFDTARGDTAFPLRLIPRRHGSFMNSSGTNLAKLNGGKPYNPAYMHPDAIDALGLASGDLVTVTSPHDFIPSVVEADDTLRRDVIAMHHAFGGLPSEDDEVRERGSNVGRLVPTDFEYDAISGLPRQGNIPVRVTPRTG; this is encoded by the coding sequence ATGAGCATGCCAGGAACGACCACGCGGCCGGGCATCTGCCGCATCTGCTCCGCGCACTGCGGGGTGCTGGCCACCGTCGTCGACGGCAGGCTCGCGAAGGTGACCGGCGACCCCGACAACCCGATGTTCAAGGGCTACACGTGCAGCAAGGGTCGGGCACTGCCGGACATCCACAACAACCCGGCGCGCCTGCTGCACAGCCAGAAGCGCCAACCGGACGGGACGTACGCGGCGATCGACGCCGAACGCGCGACCGACGAGATCGCCGAACGGCTACGACACCTCATCGACACCTACGGGCCTCGCTCGGTGGCGCTCTACATCGGCACGAACTGTCTGCCGTACCCGGCGAGTCCGCTGACCGCCAATGCGTTCATCCGCGCCATCGAATCGCCGATGTTCTTCACCGCCAACACGATCGATCAGCCGGGCAAGCAGATCGCGCTGGCCGCCCACGGGCACTGGCTGGGCGGGGACGTCCCGTTCGACGAGGCCGACAGCTGGATGCTCGTCGGGACCAACCCCCTGGTGTCCAAGGCGATCGGCATCCCAGGCCAGAACCCCGGCCAGAACCTGCGGGCCGCCATCGGCCGGGGGATGAAGCTCGTCGTCATCGACCCGCGCCGGTCGCAGACCGCGGCGCGCGCAGCCATCCACATCCAGCCCCGCCCGGGCGAGGACGTCGCGATCATCGCCGGGATGATCAACCTGATCATCCGAGAGGGGCTGTGCGACAACGACTTCCTCGCCGAGCACGTCGCAGGCTTCGATGAGCTGGCGTCGGCCGTCGCGGAGTTCACGCCGCAGTACGTTGCCCAGCGCGCCGACGTCCCGGTCGAGCAGCTGATCGACGCGGCACGACTGTTCGCCACGTTCGGCGACCGCCGCGGCATGGTGAACGCCGGTACCGGCGCCAACTTCGGGCTGCACGGAAACCTGCTCGAGTATCTGTGCCTGTGCCTGACGACGATCTGCGGTCGATGGCAGCGCGCAGGCGAACGCGTCACCCGCCCGAACACGCTGATGCCCGCCTACACCGCCAAGGCGCAGGCGCACCCGCCCTACGAGGGTTGGGGTTACGGCGAGCGGTTGCGCGTGCGTGGGCTCACCGACACGGTGGCAGGCATGCCGACCGCCGCGCTGGCCGACGAGATCCTGTTGGAGGGCGAGGGCCGCGTCAGGGCACTGATCTGCGTCGGCGGCAATCCGATGGCGGCCTGGCCGGATCAGCGAAAGACCCACCGCGCGTTGGAGTCTCTCGACCTACTGGTCACGCTCGACACCGAGATGTCGCTGACGTCGCGGCTCGCGGACTACGTCATCGCACCGATGATGCAGATGGAGACGCCGGCCATGACCCAGGGCAGCGAACTCATCAAGTACTACGCCAGCGGCACCGGCATCCCGGCCGCCTACGCGCAGTACGCGCCGCGGCTGGTCGACCCGCCCGAGGGCAGCGACCTGATGGAGGAGTGGAAGTTCTTCCTGGGCTTGGCCAAGCGCATGGACCTGCAGATGTTCTTCGTCAACTTCTTCGGCGCCGGCGGCGGCCGGTTCATGGAGTCGCCTCCGGTGGTCGTGACAATGGACGGCGACACCCAGCTCACGACCGAGGAGCTGTTCGAGCAGATGTGCGCGAACTCCCGCGTCCCGCTCGCCGACGTCGCCGCCCACCCGCACGGCAAGGTGTTCGACGTCGACGCCGTGGTCGCCGAGCGTGATCCCGACTGCACCGACCGTCTCGACGTCGGCAACGCCGTCATGCTCGCCGAACTCGTCGACGTCATGGCCGAGGACTTCGACACCGCCCGCGGTGACACGGCATTCCCGCTGCGGCTCATCCCGCGACGGCACGGCAGCTTCATGAACTCCTCGGGCACCAACCTCGCCAAGCTCAACGGCGGCAAGCCCTACAACCCGGCGTACATGCACCCCGACGCCATCGATGCCCTGGGCCTGGCGTCCGGAGATCTGGTAACCGTCACGTCGCCGCACGACTTCATCCCCAGCGTCGTCGAGGCCGACGACACCCTGCGCCGCGACGTGATCGCCATGCACCACGCGTTCGGTGGGCTGCCGTCGGAGGACGACGAGGTTCGCGAACGGGGAAGTAACGTCGGTCGGCTGGTCCCCACCGACTTCGAGTACGACGCGATCTCCGGCCTGCCACGCCAGGGCAACATCCCGGTGCGCGTCACCCCGCGCACCGGCTGA
- a CDS encoding BCCT family transporter, whose protein sequence is MSLDTNSASEPKSVPVTASGPAGPGSVGRGRHPLAPLTERVTPAEAHPGRDWVVFGVTGVLSIAFVVWGLLDTSSLSTVSANAKESLIKSLGWFFVLAASFFVVYVLWLAASKYGRIPLGCDDEEPEFRTVSWIAMMFSAGMGIGLMFWGVAEPLNHFVTPPPGTSEAQSDEAFQTAMATTMFHWGLHPWAIYAVVGLAIGYGMFRKGRSGLLSAAFTSLFGDRANGPAGKVIDILAIFATVFGSAASLGLGALQIGDGLEFNGWVGTVGTPILVSIIAVLTIAFVLSAVSGIARGIQWLSNINMVLALLLALFVFVAGPTLLILNLIPSALGDYVRDFVAMSSRTDANGDAELAGWLSGWTIFYWAWWVSWTPFVGMFIARISRGRTIRQFVTGVLLVPTMVSLVWFAIFGGSAIERQRTFGDLVDADGAVDSTGSLFKLLDTMPLAGITTVLVMVLVAIFFISGADAASIVMGSLSERGSHDPRRGTVVFWGILTGAVAAIMLIIGGGGADALTGLQDLTIVAAVPFVLVMVLLCVALYKDLRTDRIVAVDRRSTELVERAVVTGAGQYGDDFELVTAESRDTDPPTGKGQPTR, encoded by the coding sequence ATGTCGCTAGATACGAACAGCGCCTCCGAACCGAAGTCCGTCCCGGTCACCGCAAGTGGGCCCGCCGGACCGGGGTCGGTCGGTCGAGGACGTCACCCGCTGGCACCGCTGACCGAGCGGGTCACCCCGGCCGAGGCGCACCCCGGCCGCGACTGGGTCGTCTTCGGCGTCACCGGCGTGCTGTCGATCGCCTTCGTCGTGTGGGGTCTGCTCGACACGTCGAGCCTTTCCACGGTGTCGGCGAACGCCAAGGAATCGCTGATCAAGAGCCTCGGCTGGTTCTTCGTCCTCGCCGCGAGCTTCTTCGTCGTCTACGTACTGTGGCTGGCCGCAAGCAAGTACGGCCGCATCCCCCTCGGCTGCGACGACGAGGAACCCGAGTTCCGCACGGTGTCCTGGATCGCGATGATGTTCAGTGCGGGCATGGGCATCGGCCTGATGTTCTGGGGTGTGGCCGAGCCGCTCAACCACTTCGTCACACCACCGCCGGGCACCAGCGAGGCGCAGTCCGACGAGGCGTTCCAGACCGCGATGGCGACCACGATGTTCCACTGGGGCCTGCACCCGTGGGCGATCTACGCGGTGGTCGGCCTGGCGATCGGTTACGGCATGTTCCGCAAGGGCCGCTCGGGGCTGCTGTCCGCGGCGTTCACGTCACTGTTCGGTGACCGCGCCAACGGCCCGGCAGGCAAGGTCATCGACATCCTTGCGATCTTCGCGACGGTGTTCGGGTCTGCCGCCTCCCTGGGCCTTGGAGCCCTGCAGATCGGAGACGGTCTGGAGTTCAACGGGTGGGTCGGCACCGTCGGCACCCCGATCCTGGTCTCGATCATCGCCGTGCTGACGATCGCGTTCGTGCTGTCCGCCGTGTCCGGCATCGCACGCGGCATCCAGTGGCTGTCGAACATCAACATGGTGCTCGCGCTCTTGCTGGCGCTGTTCGTGTTCGTCGCAGGCCCGACCCTGCTGATCCTCAACCTGATCCCCAGCGCGCTGGGCGATTACGTGCGGGACTTCGTTGCGATGAGTTCGCGCACCGACGCCAATGGTGACGCCGAACTCGCCGGCTGGCTCTCGGGCTGGACGATCTTCTACTGGGCATGGTGGGTCTCGTGGACGCCGTTCGTCGGCATGTTCATCGCACGGATCAGCCGCGGCCGCACCATCCGTCAGTTCGTCACCGGCGTCCTGCTGGTCCCGACGATGGTCAGCCTGGTGTGGTTCGCCATCTTCGGTGGTTCGGCCATCGAGCGGCAGCGCACGTTCGGCGATCTCGTCGACGCCGACGGCGCCGTCGACAGCACCGGCTCGCTGTTCAAGCTGCTCGACACGATGCCGCTGGCGGGTATCACCACCGTGCTGGTGATGGTGCTGGTGGCGATCTTCTTCATCTCGGGCGCCGACGCCGCATCGATCGTGATGGGCTCGCTGTCGGAGCGTGGCTCACACGATCCGCGGCGCGGCACCGTGGTGTTCTGGGGAATCCTGACCGGCGCGGTCGCGGCGATCATGCTGATCATCGGTGGTGGCGGAGCAGACGCCTTGACCGGCCTGCAGGACCTGACGATCGTGGCTGCCGTTCCGTTCGTGCTCGTGATGGTGTTGCTCTGCGTGGCCCTGTACAAGGACCTGCGCACCGACCGGATCGTCGCCGTCGACAGGCGGAGCACCGAACTGGTCGAGCGTGCGGTCGTCACCGGCGCGGGGCAGTACGGTGACGACTTCGAACTCGTCACCGCCGAGTCCCGCGACACCGATCCACCTACAGGTAAGGGTCAGCCCACGCGCTGA
- a CDS encoding pyridoxamine 5'-phosphate oxidase family protein: protein MAKMTNEEREAFLAELHVGVIAVEREDRAPLAVPIWYAYEPGGDVVLWTDAGSVKEKLIRAAGRFTITVQVEEPPYRYVTAEGPVTSIDPADEATGLAIAVRYLGEEDGRAFAEQSLNPDSVIIRMRPERWLSSDYSKE, encoded by the coding sequence ATGGCGAAGATGACCAACGAGGAGCGCGAGGCGTTCCTGGCGGAATTGCACGTGGGCGTGATCGCCGTCGAGCGTGAGGATCGCGCGCCGCTCGCCGTGCCGATCTGGTACGCCTACGAGCCCGGCGGCGACGTGGTGCTGTGGACCGACGCGGGGTCGGTCAAGGAGAAGCTGATCCGCGCGGCAGGCCGCTTCACGATCACCGTTCAGGTCGAGGAGCCGCCCTACCGGTACGTGACCGCCGAGGGCCCGGTGACGTCGATCGACCCCGCCGACGAGGCGACCGGCCTCGCGATCGCGGTGCGGTACCTCGGTGAGGAGGACGGCCGGGCGTTTGCGGAACAGAGCCTGAACCCGGACTCGGTGATCATCCGCATGCGCCCCGAGCGCTGGCTGAGCAGCGACTACTCGAAGGAGTAG